In one window of Ovis aries strain OAR_USU_Benz2616 breed Rambouillet chromosome 3, ARS-UI_Ramb_v3.0, whole genome shotgun sequence DNA:
- the IL36B gene encoding interleukin-36 beta, with the protein MACPMLQKYPSYRHIRDSRQMVWVVKGNSLIAVPSSNNVKPVILSLIACRDMEFHEEGKGTPHYMGIKDKNLCLYCTEIQGYPTLQLKEEDIMNLYSKPRGEKHFLFHRSDEGSTVVFQSVSYPGWFIATSSEAGQPVTLTKERGTAKSTNYYLEGGL; encoded by the exons ATGGCATGCCCTATGC TGCAAAAATATCCCAGTTACCGCCACATTCGTGATTCTCGGCAGATGGTGTGGGTCGTAAAAGGAAATTCGTTAATAGCAGTTCCTTCCAGCAACAACGTTAAACCTG TCATTCTTTCTTTGATAGCATGTAGAGACATGGAGTTCCATGAGGAAGGAAAAGGTACTCCACATTACATGGGAATCAAGGACAAAAATCTCTGTCTCTACTGCACAGAAATCCAGGGCTATCCCACTTTGCAGCTTAAG GAAGAGGATATCATGAATCTCTACAGTAAGCCCAGAGGAGAGAAGCACTTCCTCTTTCACCGCAGTGATGAAGGCTCCACCGTTGTCTTTCAGTCCGTCTCCTACCCTGGCTGGTTTATTGCGACCTCCTCTGAAGCAGGGCAGCCTGTTACCCTCACCAAGGAGAGGGGCACAGCCAAAAGCACGAATTACTACTTAGAGGGTGGACTCTAA
- the IL36A gene encoding interleukin-36 alpha, with amino-acid sequence MSSHLGSSKTPSSKGDGRIKGPVLSRVHPILVDIQDINHLVWVLQGQTLTAVPRKDQMDPVTVTLISCKYTETLEKGRGNPVYLGLKEPELCLFCTKVEGQPTLQLQERNIMDLYHQTEPVKPFLFYHDQNGRASSFESVAFPGWFIGSCSNGGCPVIITQELGKIYTTDFGFTVLQA; translated from the exons ATGTCTTCACACCTTGGCAGTTCTAAAACACCATCATCCAAAGGGGATGGAAGAATAAAAGGTCCAG TATTATCCAGGGTACACCCGATTCTGGTGGATATTCAGGATATCAACCATCTGGTATGGGTCCTTCAAGGCCAGACCCTCACAGCTGTCCCGAGGAAGGACCAAATGGATCCAG TCACTGTTACCTTAATCTCATGCAAGTACACAGAGACTCTTGAGAAGGGCAGGGGGAATCCTGTCTACTTGGGACTGAAGGAGCCGGAGCTTTGCCTATTCTGCACAAAGGTCGAGGGGCAGCCCACTCTGCAGCTTCAG GAACGGAATATAATGGATCTGTACCACCAAACTGAGCCTGTGAAGCCTTTTCTCTTCTACCATGACCAAAATGGCAGGGCCTCCAGCTTTGAGTCTGTGGCCTTCCCTGGCTGGTTCATCGGCTCCTGCTCCAATGGAGGCTGTCCTGTGATTATCACCCAGGAATTGGGGAAAATCTACACTACTGACTTTGGGTTCACAGTGCTCCAGGCTTAA